A genomic stretch from Aminobacter aminovorans includes:
- a CDS encoding helix-turn-helix domain-containing protein, with protein MTADGKKAPAPVSMKAPPAPLHQDPHAVRDTPEKVLEVALGHEVRAFRKKLGITVADLAAMTNISLGMLSKIENGITSPSLTTLQALSRALGVPLTAFFRRFEEERSAVFVKSGEGVDVERRGTRAGHQYNLLGHIGSNTAGVTVEPYLITLSGDSDVFPMFQHEGMEFLYMLEGEVVYRHGSNLYRMTPGDSLFFDADAPHGPEELTQLPIRYLSIISYPQGSSGD; from the coding sequence ATGACTGCCGACGGCAAGAAGGCGCCTGCCCCGGTATCGATGAAGGCTCCTCCGGCGCCGCTTCACCAGGATCCGCACGCTGTCCGCGACACGCCGGAAAAGGTGCTGGAAGTGGCGCTTGGGCATGAGGTCCGCGCTTTCCGCAAGAAGCTCGGCATCACCGTCGCCGACCTCGCGGCGATGACCAACATTTCGCTCGGCATGCTGTCAAAGATCGAGAACGGCATCACGTCGCCATCGCTGACCACGCTGCAGGCGTTGTCGCGGGCGCTCGGCGTGCCGCTGACGGCGTTCTTCCGGCGCTTCGAGGAAGAGCGCAGTGCCGTCTTCGTCAAGTCGGGCGAGGGCGTCGATGTCGAGCGCCGCGGCACCCGCGCCGGGCACCAGTACAATCTGCTCGGCCATATCGGCTCGAATACCGCAGGTGTGACCGTCGAACCCTATCTCATCACGCTGTCAGGGGATTCGGACGTGTTTCCGATGTTCCAGCACGAGGGCATGGAGTTCCTCTATATGCTGGAAGGCGAGGTCGTTTACCGGCACGGCAGTAATCTCTATCGCATGACGCCGGGCGACAGCCTGTTCTTCGACGCCGACGCGCCGCATGGCCCGGAAGAGCTGACGCAGCTGCCGATCCGCTATCTCTCCATCATCTCCTACCCGCAAGGATCGAGCGGCGACTAG
- a CDS encoding sugar kinase, protein MAGRALLIGECMVELRQAGDGLMRKGFAGDTFNTAYYLRSFLPEAWPVDYFSAVGIDTISDEMLAFIEGTKVGTGFIRRLPERTPGLYMIHLREGERSFSYWRSVSAARLLADDAAALRAAIDASEMVFFSGITLAILAPGALATLLGELSRAKADGKLVAFDPNIRPRLWDDAERMRRAISDGATVSCMVMPSFEDEATHFGDASVDATIARYTGLGVRKLVVKDGAAGITLSFDGDRAFVPATRAEKVLDTTGAGDSFNGAFLAKYLTTGDHGAAASLAADVAAAVIGHHGALVDRAELGVPAA, encoded by the coding sequence ATGGCCGGACGCGCACTCCTGATCGGCGAATGCATGGTCGAACTTCGCCAGGCGGGGGACGGCCTGATGCGCAAGGGCTTTGCCGGCGACACCTTCAACACCGCCTATTATCTCAGGAGTTTCCTTCCAGAGGCCTGGCCGGTCGACTATTTCTCCGCCGTCGGCATCGACACGATTTCGGACGAGATGCTGGCCTTCATTGAAGGCACTAAGGTCGGAACCGGCTTCATCCGCCGTTTGCCGGAGCGCACGCCCGGCCTCTACATGATCCACTTGAGGGAAGGCGAGCGCAGCTTTTCCTACTGGCGCTCGGTTTCGGCGGCACGGCTGCTTGCCGATGATGCTGCCGCTTTGCGCGCTGCCATCGACGCCTCGGAGATGGTCTTCTTCTCCGGCATCACGCTGGCGATCCTGGCGCCGGGGGCGCTCGCAACACTTCTGGGTGAACTCAGCCGCGCCAAGGCAGACGGCAAGTTGGTGGCCTTCGACCCGAACATTCGGCCACGTCTGTGGGACGACGCCGAAAGGATGCGTCGCGCCATATCGGATGGTGCCACGGTTTCCTGCATGGTGATGCCGAGCTTCGAGGATGAAGCAACGCATTTCGGCGACGCTTCGGTCGACGCGACGATCGCGCGTTACACTGGCCTCGGTGTGCGCAAGCTCGTCGTCAAGGACGGCGCGGCTGGTATCACCCTGAGCTTCGACGGAGATCGAGCCTTCGTGCCTGCCACGCGGGCGGAAAAAGTCCTGGACACGACTGGCGCCGGCGACAGCTTCAACGGCGCCTTCCTCGCCAAATACCTCACGACCGGCGACCATGGCGCGGCAGCAAGCTTGGCCGCCGACGTGGCGGCCGCCGTCATCGGCCATCACGGCGCGCTTGTCGACCGGGCCGAACTCGGCGTGCCGGCCGCGTAA
- a CDS encoding IclR family transcriptional regulator, whose protein sequence is MDDVSDDMTSRRARGLDRAFEIMNFLRLKRTPLRPNEIASGIGAPRSSVYELVNLLMRQGVLEYRGEDGRVFLGRKLYFLGMAYAEQFDLMRECDKLLTHIAEETRETAQMCLLEGNKYTVAQMKEGLRPFRISSNVGDPVSIAWTASGRLLVAHMSDQEILDFIPKEDFQLPNGQWLDPAQFIAEVREASRVGYYTFNSAVENFTHCFAVPVYQADNICIATLCLVAPREDGLKNHASYLKTLLDAAADLSNRLGHVADEHAPGAARAVGRR, encoded by the coding sequence ATGGACGACGTATCCGACGACATGACCAGCAGGCGGGCGCGCGGTCTCGACCGCGCCTTCGAGATCATGAACTTCTTGCGCCTCAAGCGCACGCCGCTGCGCCCAAACGAAATCGCGTCGGGCATCGGCGCACCACGTTCGTCCGTCTATGAACTGGTCAATCTTCTGATGCGTCAGGGCGTGCTCGAATATCGGGGTGAGGACGGCCGCGTCTTCCTCGGCCGCAAGCTCTATTTCTTGGGCATGGCCTATGCCGAGCAGTTCGACCTGATGCGCGAATGCGACAAGCTGCTGACGCACATCGCCGAGGAGACGCGCGAGACGGCGCAGATGTGTTTGCTCGAGGGCAACAAGTACACCGTCGCCCAGATGAAGGAAGGGCTGCGCCCGTTCCGCATCTCGTCGAATGTCGGCGATCCCGTCTCCATCGCCTGGACGGCGTCGGGACGGCTGCTGGTAGCCCATATGAGCGACCAGGAAATCCTCGACTTCATCCCGAAGGAGGATTTCCAGCTGCCCAATGGCCAGTGGCTCGATCCGGCACAATTCATCGCGGAGGTGCGCGAGGCATCACGGGTGGGCTACTACACCTTCAATAGCGCCGTTGAGAACTTCACCCACTGCTTCGCCGTGCCGGTCTACCAGGCCGACAACATCTGTATCGCAACGCTCTGCCTCGTGGCGCCGCGCGAGGATGGGCTCAAGAACCACGCCAGCTATCTCAAGACGCTGCTCGATGCGGCAGCCGACCTGTCGAACCGCCTCGGCCATGTCGCCGACGAGCACGCGCCGGGTGCTGCCCGCGCCGTCGGGCGGCGCTAA
- a CDS encoding RidA family protein produces MTIKRYGTGQTGAGKQALPFARAVEANGWLYVSGQVAMENGEIVGGGIIAETRKTMENVIAILEEAGYGLEHIVRVGVWLDDPRDFWSFNGVYAEYFGDHPPARACVQSSMMVDCKVEIDCVAYKAP; encoded by the coding sequence ATGACGATCAAGCGCTATGGCACCGGCCAGACGGGGGCGGGCAAGCAGGCACTGCCCTTCGCCCGCGCCGTCGAGGCCAATGGCTGGCTCTACGTTTCCGGCCAGGTCGCCATGGAGAATGGCGAGATCGTCGGTGGCGGCATCATCGCCGAGACGCGCAAGACGATGGAAAACGTCATCGCCATCCTGGAAGAAGCCGGCTATGGGCTGGAGCACATCGTGCGTGTCGGCGTCTGGCTCGACGACCCCCGTGACTTCTGGTCGTTCAACGGCGTCTATGCCGAGTACTTCGGCGACCATCCGCCGGCGCGTGCTTGCGTGCAGTCGAGTATGATGGTCGATTGCAAAGTCGAAATCGACTGCGTCGCCTACAAGGCGCCGTGA
- a CDS encoding amino acid ABC transporter ATP-binding protein yields MTGNLLEIRDLHKRYGEVEVLKGVDCTMAQGDVISIIGSSGSGKTTMLRCINMLEEFQGGSIRIDGEEIGYDTAGGTRRRKKEKEIARQRAMTGMAFQQFNLFPHMSAAENVMLGLVKVKKMSREEARSVAEKWLDRVGLAERRDRFPGQLSGGQQQRVAIARAIAMNPKLMLFDEVTSALDPELVNEVLQVIKDLARDGMSMLLVTHEMRFAYEVSSRVIFMNQGRIGEEGNPREMFLKPQTERLAEFLKTSTFN; encoded by the coding sequence ATGACCGGCAACCTTCTCGAAATCCGCGACCTGCACAAGCGCTACGGCGAAGTCGAAGTGCTCAAGGGCGTCGACTGCACCATGGCCCAGGGTGACGTCATCTCGATCATCGGCTCGTCCGGCTCGGGCAAGACGACGATGCTCCGCTGCATCAATATGCTGGAAGAATTCCAGGGCGGCTCGATCCGCATCGACGGCGAAGAGATCGGCTATGACACCGCAGGCGGCACGCGTCGGCGCAAGAAGGAAAAGGAAATCGCCCGCCAGCGCGCGATGACCGGCATGGCCTTCCAGCAGTTCAACCTGTTCCCGCATATGAGCGCGGCCGAAAACGTCATGCTCGGCTTGGTCAAGGTCAAGAAGATGTCTCGCGAGGAGGCGCGCAGCGTTGCCGAGAAGTGGCTCGACCGTGTCGGCCTCGCCGAGCGCCGCGACCGTTTCCCCGGCCAGCTCTCCGGCGGCCAGCAGCAGCGCGTCGCGATCGCGCGTGCCATCGCCATGAACCCCAAGCTGATGTTGTTCGACGAGGTCACCTCGGCGCTCGACCCCGAACTGGTCAACGAGGTGCTGCAGGTCATCAAGGATCTCGCCCGCGACGGCATGAGCATGCTGCTCGTCACCCACGAAATGCGCTTCGCCTATGAGGTGTCGTCACGGGTCATCTTCATGAACCAGGGCCGCATCGGCGAGGAAGGCAATCCGCGCGAGATGTTCCTGAAGCCACAGACCGAGCGACTGGCCGAGTTCCTCAAGACCTCAACCTTCAACTAG
- a CDS encoding amino acid ABC transporter permease has product MELVTFFETLWLARIPILKGIGVTVSISVLAILVGTILGIGVGLALTYGNRPLRWLVRGYTDFIRGTPVLVLVLASYYVLGTIGIDLGPFQAGVLALAVFCSSHVGEIVRGALQSIPRGQTEAAKAIGLTFPQTFAYVLGPQALRQVLPAWVNTAAEMVKASTLLSIIGVAELLLRTQELISRTFMSLEFYFFAGFLYFVVNYGIERFGRYVERKTSIPS; this is encoded by the coding sequence ATGGAACTCGTGACATTCTTCGAAACGCTGTGGCTGGCCCGCATCCCGATCCTCAAGGGCATCGGCGTCACCGTCTCCATCTCGGTCCTGGCGATCCTCGTCGGCACCATCTTGGGCATCGGCGTCGGGCTTGCGCTCACCTATGGCAACAGGCCGCTGCGCTGGCTGGTGCGCGGCTACACCGATTTCATCCGCGGCACCCCGGTGCTGGTGCTGGTTCTGGCGAGCTACTATGTGCTCGGCACCATCGGCATCGACCTCGGCCCGTTCCAGGCCGGCGTGCTGGCGCTTGCGGTATTCTGTTCGTCGCATGTCGGCGAGATCGTGCGCGGCGCGCTGCAGTCGATCCCCAGGGGTCAGACCGAGGCGGCCAAGGCGATCGGCCTGACCTTCCCGCAGACCTTCGCCTATGTGCTCGGGCCGCAGGCGCTGCGCCAAGTGCTGCCGGCCTGGGTCAATACCGCCGCCGAGATGGTCAAGGCCTCGACGCTGCTGTCCATCATCGGTGTGGCCGAGCTTTTGCTCAGGACGCAGGAGCTGATCTCGCGCACCTTCATGAGCCTCGAATTCTATTTCTTCGCAGGCTTCCTCTATTTCGTCGTCAACTACGGCATCGAGCGTTTCGGCCGCTACGTTGAACGCAAAACCTCGATCCCCTCGTGA
- a CDS encoding amino acid ABC transporter permease: MGYTLNFSAVWRSFDQLLWGLGLSLALAFVAIAIGCVLGLITAFGLLSNQGALRHPARIYVTIIRNTPILVLVLFTFFALPQLGIRLGKIESFVATLALYSGAYLAEVFRGGLLAVPNGLKEAGLAIGLTQSQIRSSIVMPLMLRNVLPSLSSTLISLFKDTSLAAAIAVPELTFEARKINVETFRVIETWIVASCLYVATCSVLAALLRRLERRMSIPR; the protein is encoded by the coding sequence ATGGGTTACACGCTCAATTTCTCGGCGGTCTGGCGCAGTTTCGACCAGTTGCTCTGGGGCCTCGGGCTGAGCCTGGCGCTCGCCTTCGTGGCGATCGCCATCGGCTGCGTGCTCGGGCTCATCACCGCCTTCGGCCTGTTGTCGAATCAGGGGGCATTGCGCCACCCTGCGCGCATCTACGTCACCATCATCCGCAACACACCGATCCTGGTGCTGGTGCTGTTCACCTTCTTCGCGCTGCCGCAGCTTGGCATCCGGCTCGGCAAGATCGAAAGCTTCGTCGCGACGCTGGCGCTCTACTCCGGCGCCTATCTCGCCGAAGTGTTTCGTGGCGGCCTGCTCGCCGTGCCCAATGGTCTGAAGGAGGCCGGCCTCGCCATCGGCTTGACGCAGTCGCAGATCCGCAGCTCGATCGTCATGCCGCTGATGCTGCGCAACGTGTTGCCATCGCTGTCGAGCACGCTGATCTCGCTGTTCAAGGACACCTCGCTGGCAGCGGCGATAGCCGTGCCGGAGCTGACCTTCGAGGCGCGCAAGATCAACGTCGAGACCTTCCGTGTCATCGAGACCTGGATCGTCGCCAGCTGTCTCTATGTCGCTACCTGCTCGGTGCTCGCAGCCCTGCTGCGCAGGCTTGAGCGGCGCATGTCCATTCCCCGGTGA
- a CDS encoding transporter substrate-binding domain-containing protein: MKIALSAAVAALALMAAMPAGAQEKQSRLDEVLARGHLVMGTGSTNAPWHFKSADDKLQGFDVDMGRIVAKALFGDPDKIEYVNQSSDARIPNITTDKVDLTCQFMTVTGERAQQIAFTIPYYREGVGLMLKGDSKYADYAALKGAGSGVTISVLQNVYAEAMVHAALPEAKVDQYESVDLIYQALESGRADAVATDQSSLAWYMKQNPDRYKDAGYGWNPQTYACGVKRGDQDWLNFVNTALHEAMTGVEFDFYANSYKTWFGKELAPPQIGFPVEYK; encoded by the coding sequence ATGAAGATCGCACTTTCCGCGGCCGTCGCCGCGCTCGCGCTGATGGCGGCAATGCCTGCCGGCGCACAGGAAAAGCAGAGCAGGCTCGATGAGGTTCTGGCGCGTGGCCATTTGGTCATGGGCACCGGCAGCACCAACGCACCCTGGCACTTCAAGAGTGCCGACGACAAGCTCCAGGGCTTCGACGTCGACATGGGTCGCATCGTCGCCAAGGCGCTGTTCGGGGATCCCGACAAGATCGAATACGTCAACCAGTCGTCGGATGCCCGCATCCCCAACATCACCACCGACAAGGTCGACCTGACCTGCCAGTTCATGACGGTGACGGGCGAACGCGCCCAGCAGATCGCCTTCACCATTCCCTACTACCGCGAGGGCGTCGGCCTGATGCTGAAGGGCGACAGCAAATATGCCGACTATGCCGCGCTCAAGGGCGCCGGCTCGGGCGTCACCATCTCGGTGCTGCAGAACGTCTATGCCGAGGCGATGGTGCATGCCGCGCTGCCGGAGGCCAAGGTCGACCAGTATGAATCCGTCGATCTGATCTACCAGGCGCTGGAATCGGGCCGCGCCGATGCGGTTGCCACCGACCAGTCTTCGCTGGCCTGGTACATGAAGCAGAACCCAGACCGCTACAAGGATGCCGGCTACGGCTGGAATCCTCAGACCTATGCCTGCGGCGTCAAGCGCGGCGACCAGGACTGGCTGAACTTCGTCAACACCGCGCTGCATGAAGCGATGACCGGCGTCGAGTTCGACTTCTATGCCAATTCCTACAAGACGTGGTTCGGCAAGGAGCTCGCTCCGCCGCAGATCGGCTTCCCGGTCGAGTACAAGTAG
- a CDS encoding D-TA family PLP-dependent enzyme, producing the protein MFDRIQTPAVLVDIDVAKRNIERFQAYADRHGLKVRPHIKTHKLPAIAEMQLDAGAVGITCQKVSEAEAMVAGSKRLDDVLITYNILGDDKVQALAALARTIKLAVVADSTTVIDGLSAAFAAAGVTLNVFVECNTGADRCGVGTPEEAAVLAARIDAVPGLHFAGLMTYPPVGGAAGVQAFMTEAKALIEARGIAVPAITSGGTPDMMKAHLAPIATEFRPGTYVYNDRSLVARGVTSWDDCALTVLATVVSVPAPNRAIIDAGSKTLTSDLLGLVGHGHVLGRPDISIDQLSEEHGRLRCESDINLAVGQRIRIVPNHACVVTNMVDGVYVYGKDKAPELWPVPARGKIV; encoded by the coding sequence ATGTTCGACAGGATCCAGACTCCCGCCGTGTTGGTGGATATCGATGTGGCAAAGCGGAACATCGAACGTTTCCAGGCCTATGCCGACAGACACGGCCTCAAGGTCCGCCCGCACATCAAGACGCACAAGCTGCCGGCCATCGCCGAAATGCAGCTCGACGCGGGCGCGGTCGGCATCACCTGCCAGAAGGTTTCGGAAGCAGAAGCAATGGTCGCCGGCAGCAAGCGGCTGGACGACGTGCTGATCACCTACAACATCCTTGGCGACGACAAGGTGCAAGCGCTCGCGGCGCTCGCCCGCACGATCAAGCTGGCGGTGGTTGCTGACAGTACCACCGTGATCGACGGGCTTTCGGCCGCCTTTGCGGCAGCCGGCGTGACACTCAATGTCTTCGTCGAATGCAACACCGGCGCCGACCGCTGCGGCGTCGGCACGCCTGAGGAGGCGGCCGTGCTGGCCGCCCGGATCGATGCGGTTCCAGGCCTGCATTTCGCTGGCCTGATGACCTATCCGCCCGTCGGCGGCGCTGCGGGCGTGCAGGCCTTCATGACCGAGGCCAAGGCACTGATCGAAGCCAGGGGCATTGCCGTTCCTGCTATCACTTCGGGCGGCACACCCGACATGATGAAGGCGCATCTGGCGCCGATCGCCACCGAATTCCGCCCCGGCACATATGTCTACAACGATCGTTCGCTCGTCGCCCGCGGCGTCACCAGTTGGGACGACTGCGCACTCACGGTGCTCGCAACCGTCGTCTCGGTGCCTGCCCCCAACCGCGCCATCATCGACGCCGGCTCGAAGACGCTGACATCCGACCTGCTCGGCCTCGTCGGCCACGGCCATGTGCTCGGCCGCCCCGACATCTCGATCGACCAGCTGTCGGAAGAGCACGGCCGCCTGCGTTGCGAGAGCGACATCAACCTCGCGGTCGGCCAGCGCATCCGGATCGTGCCCAACCACGCCTGCGTTGTCACCAACATGGTCGACGGCGTCTATGTCTACGGCAAGGACAAGGCGCCGGAGCTTTGGCCGGTGCCGGCGCGCGGCAAGATCGTGTGA